In Deinococcus proteolyticus MRP, a single genomic region encodes these proteins:
- a CDS encoding CPBP family intramembrane glutamic endopeptidase: protein MTLPGTDTDRPAAPPPAPPAWLPAPLRRWQAAYARSGPLGKTLRELGLAYLGYVLLLPLTLLVPELAMSEDNAAGIDSVFQDALGGTNPYLALAGAALLLTVVVPVTEELIFRGIPLLLRLGLLRVVPPGWARGLSLGIGLVSAVVFASVHNLMPGTLPLPQLWLGLLTWHAASTRGLRYSMLLHGLNNAVVVSLFILMMLVLGPQALQGAPAGDVPLPPLPVPAAAH, encoded by the coding sequence ATGACCTTGCCCGGGACCGACACCGACCGGCCTGCTGCCCCGCCGCCTGCTCCGCCTGCCTGGCTGCCGGCCCCGCTGCGGCGCTGGCAGGCGGCCTATGCCCGCTCGGGCCCGCTGGGCAAGACCCTGCGCGAGCTGGGGCTGGCGTACCTGGGGTATGTCTTGCTGCTGCCGCTGACATTGTTGGTCCCCGAGCTTGCCATGAGCGAGGACAATGCTGCCGGCATAGACAGCGTATTTCAGGACGCGCTGGGCGGTACGAACCCTTACCTGGCGCTGGCCGGCGCCGCCCTGCTGCTCACGGTGGTGGTGCCGGTCACTGAAGAACTGATCTTCCGGGGCATTCCGTTGCTGCTGCGGCTGGGGCTGCTGCGGGTCGTGCCGCCGGGGTGGGCGCGGGGTCTGTCGCTGGGTATCGGGCTGGTCTCGGCAGTGGTGTTTGCCAGCGTGCATAACCTGATGCCGGGCACCCTGCCGTTGCCGCAGCTCTGGCTGGGCCTGCTCACCTGGCACGCCGCCAGCACGCGGGGCCTGCGCTATTCCATGCTGCTGCACGGCCTGAACAATGCGGTGGTGGTCAGCCTGTTCATTCTGATGATGCTGGTGCTGGGCCCCCAGGCTCTGCAGGGTGCCCCAGCTGGGGACGTCCCGTTGCCCCCCTTGCCGGTACCTGCTGCGGCCCACTGA
- a CDS encoding SRPBCC family protein, with amino-acid sequence MFKLLRKPGSKSPPAPEESQTTFRARPEVRGSQGAASAPVSGSPASGAPVSTAPATRAGRPEPIAVRHTVPMRARPEVLYRLALVPTRRAAWDSNMAESAWADSTQTLKNGARARFRLVRRLGGLKFEAEYGGLKTSRSGGWRSVRGMGPLEEFSQEWTFKPVPGQPVTEVTLTLRGQVRFGWVRAQVERMMQNMLLSTLLDMQREVDAPTASRIDEMNQELRRQEEARRKAEKAARKGNRNRR; translated from the coding sequence ATGTTTAAGCTGCTCCGCAAACCCGGCTCCAAGTCGCCGCCCGCCCCCGAAGAGTCGCAGACCACCTTCAGGGCGCGGCCCGAGGTGCGCGGCAGTCAGGGGGCGGCCTCTGCCCCTGTCAGTGGTTCTCCCGCCAGCGGTGCTCCCGTCAGCACTGCACCGGCAACCCGCGCCGGGCGGCCCGAGCCTATCGCCGTGCGTCACACCGTGCCTATGCGTGCGCGTCCGGAAGTGTTGTACCGGCTGGCGCTGGTCCCCACCCGCCGCGCCGCCTGGGACTCCAACATGGCCGAGTCCGCGTGGGCAGACAGCACCCAGACGCTGAAAAATGGTGCCCGCGCCCGCTTCCGGCTGGTGCGCCGGCTGGGCGGCCTGAAGTTCGAGGCCGAGTATGGCGGCCTCAAAACCTCGCGGTCCGGGGGCTGGCGCAGTGTGCGCGGCATGGGGCCGCTGGAGGAGTTCTCGCAGGAGTGGACCTTCAAGCCTGTGCCGGGCCAGCCGGTCACTGAAGTGACCCTCACCCTGCGTGGGCAGGTGCGGTTCGGGTGGGTGCGGGCGCAGGTGGAGCGCATGATGCAGAACATGCTGCTCAGCACGCTGCTGGACATGCAGCGCGAGGTGGACGCCCCGACCGCCAGCCGCATTGACGAGATGAATCAGGAACTGCGCCGCCAGGAAGAAGCCCGGCGCAAGGCCGAAAAAGCTGCCCGCAAGGGCAACAGGAACAGGCGCTAG
- a CDS encoding DUF4870 domain-containing protein, with translation MKRVPPTSEAHPAGVPPASFSTPAAAQLDSLAGAGLSEPDRTPAMLIHLSPLLAFLIPAFGNLLGPLVAWLVYRDRSRTLDDQGKEALNFQISMWIYSTLGVLLLLGLAGLGFLGGAAGAAAGSDALAGLGIFSGIGFIFLLMLGGLFFYVLPIIFMIVAVMSVSDGRPYRYPFTLRLLR, from the coding sequence ATGAAGCGCGTTCCTCCCACTTCCGAAGCTCACCCTGCCGGAGTTCCGCCAGCAAGCTTCTCGACGCCTGCAGCGGCGCAGCTGGATTCGCTTGCCGGCGCAGGCCTGAGTGAACCTGACCGCACTCCCGCCATGCTGATTCACCTCTCGCCGCTGCTGGCCTTCCTGATTCCGGCCTTCGGCAACCTGCTGGGGCCGCTGGTGGCCTGGCTGGTGTACCGCGACCGCAGCCGTACGCTGGACGACCAGGGAAAAGAAGCGCTGAACTTTCAGATTTCCATGTGGATTTATTCCACGCTGGGCGTGCTGCTGCTGCTGGGCCTGGCCGGCTTGGGCTTCCTGGGCGGAGCCGCCGGGGCCGCTGCCGGGTCGGACGCGCTGGCGGGCCTGGGTATCTTCAGCGGTATTGGCTTTATCTTCCTGCTGATGCTGGGCGGCCTGTTCTTCTATGTCCTGCCCATCATTTTTATGATTGTGGCGGTGATGAGTGTGTCGGACGGCCGACCTTACCGCTATCCCTTTACCCTGCGCCTACTGAGATGA
- the rnhA gene encoding ribonuclease HI, with protein MTRPGSRFRPRSAKDTAARDRLPLKSVIQPATPVSGQRVTLFSDGACDTTKGHGGWATILRYGEHELVLSGNERDTTNNRMELRGLLEGLQALRRPCQVQVVTDSQYLRKAFTDSWITGWMRNGWKTASREPVKNQDLWEALIDQARTHELTFVWVKGHAGHSENERVDELAVQERKKLR; from the coding sequence GTGACACGCCCCGGCTCCCGCTTCCGCCCCCGCTCTGCCAAGGACACGGCCGCCCGCGACCGGCTGCCGCTGAAGTCGGTGATTCAGCCGGCCACGCCGGTCAGCGGGCAGCGCGTGACCCTGTTCAGCGATGGGGCCTGCGACACCACCAAGGGGCACGGCGGCTGGGCCACCATCTTGCGCTACGGCGAGCACGAACTGGTCCTGAGCGGCAACGAGCGGGACACCACCAACAACCGCATGGAGCTGCGCGGCCTGCTGGAGGGCCTGCAGGCGCTCAGGCGCCCGTGTCAGGTGCAGGTGGTCACCGACAGCCAGTACCTGCGTAAAGCCTTTACCGATAGCTGGATTACCGGCTGGATGCGCAACGGCTGGAAGACGGCCAGCCGCGAGCCGGTCAAGAATCAGGACCTCTGGGAAGCCCTGATTGATCAGGCACGCACCCACGAGCTGACGTTCGTCTGGGTCAAGGGCCATGCCGGGCACTCCGAGAACGAGCGGGTCGATGAACTGGCGGTGCAGGAGCGCAAGAAACTGCGCTGA
- a CDS encoding TrmB family transcriptional regulator — protein sequence MSAVIHLQALGLTEYEARAYTALLALGRSVPARVARQAGIPRPKIYETLERLEGRGLASKVGQNPLEYAPLSAREYLTRSRRAFSDRLEALDRDLSRLTPDPAPEAVYHLNGEAALRSLCEDLILNARQQVYMAGSPALADRLEALCPRGVALTRAHLADLPPIAASGQDAFLLTRDAEAAVIAHFVPADADIEAHGVHTHNPVIIHLIDGYVRLAAQHPAPAKAKAARTARGSKSAVQLQES from the coding sequence GTGAGCGCTGTTATTCATCTGCAAGCCCTGGGTCTGACCGAGTACGAGGCGCGGGCCTACACTGCCCTGCTGGCCCTGGGACGCTCCGTACCGGCGCGGGTGGCGCGGCAGGCCGGTATTCCCCGGCCCAAAATCTACGAAACCCTGGAACGCCTCGAAGGCCGTGGCCTGGCCAGCAAAGTGGGCCAAAACCCGCTGGAATATGCCCCGCTCAGCGCCCGCGAGTACCTGACACGCTCGCGCCGGGCTTTCAGCGACCGGCTCGAAGCGCTGGACCGCGACCTGTCGCGCCTGACGCCTGACCCCGCACCGGAGGCCGTGTACCACCTCAACGGTGAAGCGGCCCTGCGCTCGCTGTGCGAGGACCTGATTCTCAATGCCCGGCAGCAGGTGTACATGGCCGGCAGCCCCGCTCTGGCCGACCGCCTGGAAGCGCTATGCCCACGCGGTGTGGCTTTGACCCGTGCCCACCTGGCCGACCTGCCCCCCATCGCCGCCAGCGGCCAGGACGCTTTTCTGCTCACCCGCGACGCCGAGGCGGCCGTCATTGCCCACTTTGTCCCGGCGGACGCCGACATTGAGGCCCACGGCGTCCATACCCACAATCCGGTCATCATTCACCTGATTGACGGCTACGTGCGCCTGGCCGCCCAGCACCCGGCGCCGGCCAAAGCGAAGGCAGCCCGCACGGCCCGGGGCAGCAAAAGTGCCGTGCAGCTCCAAGAAAGCTGA
- a CDS encoding class I SAM-dependent methyltransferase: MSAAASSTSEPTKAQRLRRPERLARLELPRVLAAFAPVPARVLDIGTGSGVFAQAFAEAGARQVAGVDLSSELIQAAREYLPAGNFRVAPAETLPFAAGTFDLAFMGLMLHESPDMAAALQEARRVAPRLGVLEWAYREEESGPPLSRRLNPPQLEALARAAGFSRMQQLELSEFVLYRLEA, translated from the coding sequence ATGAGCGCAGCGGCCTCCAGCACATCCGAACCCACCAAAGCGCAGCGCCTGCGCCGCCCGGAGCGGCTGGCCCGGCTGGAGCTGCCCCGCGTGCTGGCAGCCTTTGCCCCCGTTCCGGCACGGGTGCTGGACATCGGGACTGGAAGCGGCGTCTTCGCCCAAGCGTTTGCCGAGGCGGGAGCGCGGCAGGTGGCCGGCGTGGACCTGAGTAGCGAACTCATTCAGGCCGCCCGCGAGTACCTGCCGGCCGGCAACTTCCGGGTGGCCCCGGCCGAGACGCTGCCCTTTGCCGCCGGCACCTTCGACCTGGCCTTCATGGGCCTGATGCTGCACGAATCGCCTGACATGGCCGCAGCCCTGCAAGAAGCCCGCCGGGTGGCCCCACGCCTGGGCGTACTGGAATGGGCCTACCGCGAGGAGGAAAGCGGACCACCCCTATCCCGGCGCCTGAACCCCCCGCAGTTGGAGGCACTGGCGCGGGCGGCCGGTTTCAGCCGTATGCAGCAACTGGAACTGAGCGAATTCGTGCTGTACCGGCTGGAGGCGTAG
- a CDS encoding DUF1989 domain-containing protein has product MTQPTSGHAARDESGYDVTRIPPQSGSGFTMSRGDILVVIDPQGEQVSDLMAFAADNKEEWLSSGRTFDYNETIYLTTGHVLYSNRSRPMFTLLRDDVGRHDFLLTPCSTETFEILYPPGTAEGHPSCFSNLVQAFAPYGIQPDQIPTTLNIFMNVLVDGQGRVNIGPPISQAGQRLELRAEMDMIVGLTACSAEGSNNGTFKPIDYFVIPAADVPADLQE; this is encoded by the coding sequence ATGACCCAACCCACTTCCGGCCACGCTGCCCGCGACGAATCAGGCTACGACGTGACCCGTATTCCGCCCCAGAGCGGCAGCGGCTTCACCATGAGTAGGGGCGATATTCTGGTCGTCATTGACCCGCAGGGCGAACAGGTGTCCGACCTGATGGCCTTTGCCGCCGACAACAAAGAGGAGTGGCTCTCGTCGGGCCGCACCTTCGACTACAACGAGACCATCTACCTGACCACCGGGCACGTGCTGTATTCCAACCGTTCGCGTCCCATGTTCACTCTGCTGCGCGACGACGTGGGCCGGCACGATTTTCTGCTGACCCCCTGTTCCACCGAAACCTTCGAGATTCTCTACCCGCCCGGCACCGCCGAGGGCCACCCCAGCTGCTTTTCCAACCTGGTACAGGCGTTCGCGCCCTACGGCATTCAGCCCGACCAGATCCCCACCACGCTGAACATCTTTATGAACGTGCTGGTGGATGGGCAGGGCCGGGTCAACATCGGGCCGCCCATCTCGCAGGCCGGGCAGCGTCTGGAACTGCGCGCCGAAATGGACATGATTGTGGGCCTGACCGCGTGCTCGGCGGAGGGCAGCAACAACGGCACCTTCAAGCCGATTGACTATTTCGTGATTCCTGCGGCGGATGTGCCGGCAGACTTGCAGGAGTAA
- the gntA gene encoding guanitoxin biosynthesis heme-dependent pre-guanitoxin N-hydroxylase GntA gives MTIHNPPRRAGHLPGPLIYPAPASAPEPFAVRAEAAFRDKILAPDFPCVAAKASVNTDMYRLRTYGQLATLDTTLALARDLRTFQAEQPKMDSDFTSFVSVFEFPGEVDELTFERLVWEQLHALSLLDDQPYSTEVSSDSTSPDFGYSFGGQAFFIVGLHPGASRIARRFPYAMLVFNSHHQFRALKADGRWTRFQETIRSRDIKLQGSINPNLADYGTAPEARQYSGRAVEPGWQAPFGHCPLGFGAAPENAAALPQAAPSTEENA, from the coding sequence ATGACGATTCACAACCCTCCACGCCGCGCCGGCCACCTGCCCGGCCCGCTGATTTATCCAGCCCCCGCCTCTGCCCCCGAGCCTTTTGCCGTGCGCGCCGAGGCGGCCTTCCGTGACAAGATTCTGGCCCCCGACTTTCCCTGTGTGGCAGCCAAGGCGTCGGTCAATACCGACATGTACCGCCTGCGCACCTACGGACAGCTGGCCACTCTGGACACCACGCTGGCCCTGGCCCGGGACCTGCGCACTTTCCAGGCCGAGCAGCCGAAGATGGACTCGGACTTCACCAGCTTTGTCAGCGTGTTCGAGTTTCCCGGCGAGGTGGACGAACTGACCTTCGAGCGCCTGGTCTGGGAGCAGCTGCACGCGCTCTCGCTGCTGGACGACCAGCCTTACAGCACTGAAGTCAGCAGTGACAGCACCTCGCCCGATTTTGGCTACTCGTTCGGTGGGCAGGCTTTTTTCATTGTGGGGCTGCATCCTGGGGCCTCGCGCATTGCTCGGCGGTTTCCCTACGCCATGCTGGTCTTCAACTCGCACCATCAGTTCCGTGCCCTGAAGGCCGATGGGCGCTGGACCCGCTTTCAGGAGACCATCCGCAGCCGCGATATCAAATTGCAGGGCAGCATCAACCCCAACCTGGCCGACTACGGCACCGCCCCCGAAGCGCGGCAGTATTCTGGTCGGGCCGTGGAACCCGGCTGGCAGGCCCCGTTCGGCCACTGCCCGCTCGGCTTCGGCGCTGCGCCTGAGAACGCGGCCGCTCTGCCACAGGCCGCCCCATCAACAGAGGAGAATGCATGA
- a CDS encoding NADH:flavin oxidoreductase/NADH oxidase family protein, protein MTAVTEPAVTEPLTLPCGVTVKNRLLKGAMSEALGRRDHAPRPELPALYRRWAEGGTGILLTGNVMVDARALGEPGNVVLEDERHLAEFHAWAVQGSRNGAALWMQLNHPGKQAPRGLNAGGTVAPSAVPYPGGMARAFETPRALTVSEIHDLTARFARSARLAQRAGFGGVQLHAAHGYLMSQFLSPRHNVRRDEYGGSLENRMRFVLETFRAVRAAVGPHFPVSVKLNSSDFVRGGFSEEDSLAVVAALGEQGCDLIEISGGTYEKPMMLGSRERGGFFADFAGRARAAAGVPLCVTGGFRDAATIRQALASGAADVVGLARPLVTDPQFSARVLRGEDVSSEVRPLRTGVALLDGTGYLEIAWYEDAMRRLARGEQVRASEAPLLALARIAAETGLGAVLKRRRA, encoded by the coding sequence ATGACCGCCGTGACCGAACCTGCCGTGACCGAACCCCTGACCCTGCCCTGCGGCGTAACGGTCAAGAACCGCCTGCTCAAGGGCGCCATGAGTGAGGCTCTGGGAAGGCGCGACCACGCCCCCCGGCCCGAACTGCCCGCGCTGTACCGCCGCTGGGCCGAGGGCGGCACCGGCATCCTGCTGACCGGCAACGTGATGGTGGACGCCCGCGCCCTGGGCGAACCGGGCAACGTGGTGCTGGAAGACGAGCGGCACCTCGCCGAGTTCCACGCCTGGGCGGTGCAGGGAAGCCGGAACGGAGCGGCACTGTGGATGCAGCTGAACCACCCCGGCAAGCAGGCGCCACGCGGGCTGAATGCCGGCGGCACGGTGGCGCCAAGCGCCGTGCCGTACCCCGGCGGCATGGCCCGCGCTTTCGAGACGCCGCGTGCGCTAACAGTCTCCGAGATTCATGACCTGACGGCCCGCTTCGCACGCTCGGCGCGGCTGGCGCAGCGGGCAGGCTTCGGCGGGGTCCAACTGCACGCGGCGCACGGCTACCTGATGTCGCAGTTCCTCTCTCCCCGGCACAACGTGCGGCGAGACGAGTACGGAGGCAGCCTGGAGAACCGGATGCGCTTTGTGCTCGAAACCTTCAGGGCAGTGCGGGCGGCAGTGGGACCACATTTTCCGGTCAGCGTGAAGCTCAACTCCTCGGATTTCGTGCGCGGCGGTTTCTCGGAAGAAGACAGTCTGGCGGTGGTGGCGGCGCTGGGCGAACAGGGCTGCGACCTGATCGAGATTTCCGGCGGCACCTACGAGAAACCGATGATGCTGGGGTCACGCGAACGCGGCGGCTTTTTCGCTGACTTCGCGGGGCGGGCGCGGGCGGCGGCGGGCGTGCCGCTGTGCGTGACCGGGGGCTTCCGTGACGCCGCCACCATCCGGCAGGCGCTGGCGAGCGGGGCAGCCGACGTGGTAGGTCTGGCCCGCCCACTGGTCACCGACCCGCAGTTCAGCGCCCGCGTGCTGCGCGGCGAGGACGTGAGCAGCGAGGTGCGCCCGCTGAGGACCGGCGTCGCTCTGCTGGACGGCACCGGCTACCTGGAAATCGCCTGGTACGAGGACGCCATGCGGCGGCTGGCACGCGGCGAGCAGGTCCGTGCCAGCGAGGCTCCGCTTCTTGCCCTGGCCCGCATTGCCGCCGAAACCGGCCTGGGCGCGGTGCTGAAGCGGCGGCGGGCCTAG
- a CDS encoding carboxylesterase/lipase family protein, giving the protein MSRPLLIPAPLTALAVSALLSLGTAAAQTSTAQTSTAQTSTALAATAQTTGTPADMAPPPAPDPAARVQAPAGTVTGFVQSGVKRWLGLPYAQPPVGERRWKAPQPLPRWDGERSATVAGAACPQFISIPGVGQQSRGAEDCLTLNVYAPDGAVQTAQPLPVMVWIHGGSYQTGAGYDYDPSVLAREQNVVVVSVNYRLGALGFLAAEALNDGGRVGNFGLLDQQLALNWVRGNIAAFGGDARNVTVFGESAGGMSICQQLAAPGARGLFDKAIIQSGPCTAPGITVPRAEAVARSSRMIEALGCAVNDADCLRALPAEQLARARPEGLGAGFVPFPPLHGDATLPRDPAEVFAAGNQQRVPVLIGSNLDEGTLFTAWAGDPHRDLSLGEYVGLNVVMNRGRALRVLGAYPVSAYGTRALAGAASVTDSVFACPTSDLARNLSAAAPVYAYEFRDRSAPSRLTPTAGIPRYGAFHAAELPSIFGTPVSLGDPAQFTPQQAQLARTMRTYWANFARTGNPGGSGLPQWPVMQPGGAPVVTFQPQGVGITNDFRKLHQCGTVWR; this is encoded by the coding sequence ATGTCCAGACCACTGCTCATCCCTGCCCCGCTGACCGCACTTGCCGTTTCGGCGCTGCTCTCGCTGGGAACTGCCGCCGCCCAGACCTCCACGGCCCAAACTTCTACAGCTCAGACTTCTACAGCCCTGGCGGCCACCGCGCAGACCACCGGCACGCCGGCTGATATGGCCCCGCCCCCTGCTCCCGACCCTGCCGCCCGCGTCCAGGCGCCGGCCGGTACGGTGACCGGCTTTGTGCAGAGCGGCGTGAAGCGCTGGTTGGGGCTGCCCTACGCCCAGCCGCCAGTGGGTGAGCGGCGCTGGAAGGCCCCGCAGCCGCTGCCGCGCTGGGACGGGGAACGCAGCGCCACCGTGGCCGGGGCGGCATGCCCGCAGTTCATCTCCATTCCTGGCGTGGGCCAGCAGAGCCGCGGCGCCGAGGACTGCCTGACGCTGAACGTGTACGCTCCAGACGGCGCGGTGCAGACCGCCCAGCCACTGCCGGTCATGGTGTGGATTCACGGCGGCAGCTATCAGACCGGCGCCGGCTACGACTATGACCCCAGTGTGCTGGCCCGTGAGCAGAACGTGGTGGTGGTCAGCGTCAACTACCGCCTGGGTGCCCTGGGCTTCCTGGCTGCCGAGGCGCTCAACGATGGTGGCCGCGTGGGCAATTTCGGCCTGCTGGACCAGCAACTGGCCCTGAACTGGGTGCGCGGCAACATCGCGGCGTTCGGTGGAGACGCCCGCAACGTGACCGTGTTCGGGGAATCAGCCGGCGGCATGAGCATCTGCCAGCAGCTGGCCGCACCGGGGGCGCGGGGCCTGTTCGACAAGGCCATTATCCAGAGCGGCCCCTGCACCGCGCCGGGCATCACCGTGCCGCGTGCCGAGGCGGTGGCCCGCAGCAGCCGGATGATCGAGGCGCTGGGCTGCGCAGTGAACGACGCCGACTGCCTGCGCGCTCTGCCGGCCGAGCAGCTGGCGAGGGCCCGCCCCGAAGGCCTGGGCGCCGGCTTCGTACCGTTCCCGCCGCTGCACGGTGACGCCACCTTGCCCCGCGACCCGGCTGAGGTGTTCGCTGCCGGGAACCAGCAGCGCGTGCCGGTACTGATCGGCAGCAACTTGGACGAGGGCACCCTGTTCACCGCCTGGGCGGGCGACCCGCACCGCGACCTGAGCTTGGGCGAGTACGTCGGCCTGAACGTGGTCATGAACCGTGGCCGGGCCCTGCGCGTGCTGGGCGCCTATCCGGTCAGCGCCTACGGCACCCGCGCCCTGGCCGGCGCCGCCTCCGTGACCGACAGCGTGTTCGCCTGCCCCACCAGCGACCTGGCCCGTAACCTGAGTGCCGCAGCGCCCGTGTACGCCTACGAGTTCCGCGACCGCAGCGCCCCCAGCCGCCTGACACCCACCGCCGGCATTCCCCGCTACGGCGCCTTCCACGCCGCCGAGCTGCCCAGTATTTTCGGCACCCCCGTCAGTCTGGGCGACCCGGCGCAGTTCACGCCGCAGCAGGCGCAGCTGGCCCGCACCATGCGGACCTACTGGGCCAACTTCGCCCGCACCGGCAACCCCGGCGGCAGCGGCCTGCCCCAGTGGCCGGTGATGCAGCCGGGAGGCGCTCCGGTGGTCACCTTCCAGCCGCAGGGCGTGGGCATCACCAACGATTTCCGCAAGCTGCACCAGTGCGGCACGGTCTGGCGCTAG
- a CDS encoding antibiotic biosynthesis monooxygenase family protein — MIAVANRIPVNPEFAAAFEERFLNRPGNVEAQPGFIATHLLRPTAPGQPYTVLTYWESREAFEAWRTSPSFKEGHKGGQTLPEGTLAGRNELELWEVFSHTGDAL, encoded by the coding sequence ATGATCGCCGTCGCCAACCGTATCCCCGTGAACCCCGAGTTCGCCGCCGCCTTTGAGGAGCGCTTTTTGAACCGTCCCGGCAACGTGGAAGCGCAGCCGGGCTTCATCGCCACGCACCTGCTGCGGCCCACCGCGCCGGGCCAGCCCTACACCGTGCTGACCTACTGGGAGAGCCGCGAAGCGTTCGAAGCGTGGCGCACCAGCCCCAGTTTCAAGGAAGGCCACAAGGGCGGGCAGACCCTGCCGGAAGGCACGCTGGCCGGCCGCAACGAGCTGGAACTCTGGGAGGTGTTCAGCCACACCGGAGACGCCCTCTAG
- a CDS encoding peroxiredoxin, with protein MKLQLGQPAPEFSAVSDDGRHVRLQDLRGQWTVLYFYPRANSYGCSIEAQRFEQFLPQFAALGAQVIGISTDAAPGQAAFREKCGLSYPLLPDPDQTICRAYGVVGGLTGLLGVSGRASFVIDPQGLLVHQRHDLNHTVHVQAALQAIREKQEQLA; from the coding sequence ATGAAACTCCAGCTTGGCCAGCCTGCTCCCGAATTCAGCGCCGTCAGCGACGACGGCCGCCACGTCCGCCTGCAGGACCTGCGCGGACAGTGGACGGTGCTGTATTTCTACCCCCGGGCCAACAGCTACGGCTGCTCTATCGAGGCGCAGCGCTTCGAGCAGTTCCTGCCGCAGTTCGCGGCGCTGGGAGCGCAGGTGATCGGGATCAGTACCGACGCGGCGCCGGGGCAGGCAGCTTTCCGAGAGAAGTGCGGGCTGTCCTATCCCCTGCTGCCCGACCCGGACCAGACCATCTGCCGCGCCTACGGTGTGGTGGGTGGACTGACCGGCCTGCTCGGGGTCTCGGGACGGGCCTCATTCGTCATTGACCCTCAGGGCCTGCTGGTCCACCAGCGCCACGACCTGAACCACACCGTACACGTGCAGGCTGCGCTACAAGCGATTCGGGAGAAGCAAGAGCAGCTGGCATAA
- a CDS encoding M28 family peptidase: MSKKLGYLTALLGLSLLTSARADADAAEPVATSGAATATSSAAARRVTAPPSFDPRVMELAAAPRADRIEADIRTLVGFGTRHTMSETASDTQGIGAAVRWMKAEFEKISAECGGCLEVYEQRTLVKAGSERIDRDTEVVNVYAVLRGTVRPNDYVIMSGDIDSRVTDVMNSTSVSPGANDNASGLAGTIEAARVLSRYKFANSIVLAGLSGEEQNLYGGEFLAAKAKAEGWNVIGVLNNDMIGNIEGVNGVVNNRSFRIFSEPYFQGADEKTLQQRRYYGGEVDGPSRQLARYVYRTTQTYLPQLDPMMVYRLDRFGRGGHHTPFNNAGFPAVRLMETNENYNRQHQDIRTENGVQYGDVIEGVNFDYAARLTGANVAALASLGWAPAAPTDVALGGGVQPAAKLRWKPGSSRNLLGHKIYYRLTTEPQWTHSVWVPAGTNEYTMTGLVVDNYYFGVAAVSRDGNESLVQFPSSVFRD; this comes from the coding sequence ATGTCCAAAAAACTCGGGTATCTGACGGCCCTGCTGGGCCTGTCCCTGCTCACCTCCGCTCGGGCCGATGCGGATGCAGCGGAGCCCGTCGCAACTTCTGGCGCGGCCACGGCGACTTCCAGCGCAGCAGCGCGCAGGGTCACCGCACCTCCCAGCTTCGACCCACGGGTAATGGAACTGGCAGCGGCTCCCCGGGCAGACCGCATTGAGGCGGACATCCGCACTCTGGTGGGCTTCGGAACCCGCCACACCATGTCCGAAACGGCGTCGGACACCCAGGGCATCGGCGCAGCCGTGCGCTGGATGAAGGCCGAGTTCGAGAAAATCAGCGCCGAGTGCGGCGGCTGCCTGGAGGTCTACGAGCAGCGCACCCTGGTCAAGGCCGGCAGCGAGCGCATTGACCGCGACACCGAGGTGGTGAACGTGTACGCCGTACTGCGCGGCACCGTGCGCCCCAACGATTACGTCATCATGTCCGGCGACATCGACAGCCGGGTGACCGACGTGATGAATTCCACCTCGGTCAGCCCTGGCGCCAACGACAACGCCAGCGGCCTGGCCGGAACCATTGAGGCGGCCCGTGTGCTGAGCCGCTACAAGTTCGCCAACTCCATCGTCCTGGCGGGCCTGAGTGGCGAGGAGCAGAACCTGTACGGCGGCGAGTTCCTGGCGGCCAAAGCCAAGGCGGAAGGCTGGAATGTTATCGGAGTACTGAACAACGACATGATCGGCAACATCGAGGGCGTGAACGGTGTGGTGAACAACCGCAGCTTCCGCATCTTCTCCGAGCCGTACTTCCAGGGCGCCGACGAGAAAACCTTGCAGCAGCGGCGCTACTACGGCGGCGAGGTAGACGGCCCCAGCCGGCAGCTGGCGCGCTACGTCTACCGCACCACCCAGACCTATCTGCCGCAGCTGGACCCGATGATGGTGTACCGCCTGGACCGCTTCGGGCGCGGCGGCCACCACACGCCCTTCAACAACGCCGGCTTTCCGGCCGTGCGACTGATGGAAACCAACGAGAACTACAACCGCCAGCACCAGGACATCCGCACCGAGAACGGTGTGCAGTACGGCGACGTGATTGAAGGCGTGAACTTCGACTACGCGGCCCGCCTGACCGGGGCAAACGTGGCGGCGCTCGCTTCGCTGGGCTGGGCTCCCGCCGCGCCGACGGACGTGGCCCTGGGCGGTGGGGTGCAGCCGGCCGCCAAGCTGCGCTGGAAGCCGGGAAGCAGCCGTAACCTGCTGGGCCACAAAATCTACTACCGCCTGACCACCGAGCCGCAGTGGACCCACTCGGTCTGGGTGCCCGCTGGCACCAACGAATACACCATGACTGGCCTGGTGGTGGACAACTACTACTTCGGCGTGGCCGCCGTGAGCCGCGACGGCAACGAGAGCCTGGTGCAGTTCCCCAGCAGCGTGTTCCGCGACTGA